Proteins from one Rickettsiales bacterium genomic window:
- the grpE gene encoding nucleotide exchange factor GrpE, with protein sequence MNNPEETPEMPEDDSAEPSISNDPLSAEMHAALHAAKEEDQANQSEAPTVEEGTPPSPEEIADVQEAIAAALAGAGEETLEAVPKAEDETAMMKDQLIRAMAEMENLRKRTDRELADARKYAVTGFARDMVNIVENLQLALQSISEEDRKSDDKLNNLAQGVEMTFNELIRIFQGNGIVRIDPVGEKFNHNHHQAVAQVEDAEAEPGTVTQVLQAGYIIHDRLLRPAMVTVAKGGNKAESISTEA encoded by the coding sequence ATGAATAATCCAGAAGAAACCCCTGAAATGCCTGAAGATGATTCGGCAGAACCTTCCATTAGCAACGATCCCCTCTCGGCGGAAATGCATGCAGCACTGCATGCGGCCAAGGAAGAAGATCAGGCGAACCAATCTGAAGCACCTACAGTAGAGGAAGGAACACCTCCTTCGCCTGAAGAAATCGCGGATGTACAAGAAGCGATCGCTGCAGCACTCGCTGGAGCAGGTGAAGAAACCCTCGAAGCGGTGCCTAAGGCAGAAGATGAAACCGCAATGATGAAAGATCAGCTTATCCGCGCGATGGCTGAAATGGAAAACCTCCGTAAACGTACTGACCGCGAATTGGCTGATGCACGTAAATATGCAGTTACCGGCTTTGCACGTGACATGGTGAATATCGTTGAAAATCTTCAGCTCGCCTTACAGAGTATCTCTGAGGAAGATCGCAAATCTGACGATAAGCTCAATAACCTTGCGCAAGGCGTGGAGATGACCTTCAATGAGTTGATCCGCATCTTCCAAGGCAATGGCATTGTGCGTATTGACCCAGTGGGTGAGAAATTCAACCACAACCACCATCAAGCCGTAGCACAAGTAGAAGATGCCGAGGCTGAACCCGGCACCGTAACACAAGTACTGCAAGCCGGTTACATCATCCATGATCGCCTGTTGCGGCCTGCGATGGTGACGGTGGCTAAAGGTGGAAATAAAGCTGAATCCATTTCAACGGAAGCGTAA
- a CDS encoding PD-(D/E)XK nuclease family protein — translation MFYTVPPSDPLAERLASWLLMQYANNPQNLAEVLIFLPSRRAIRTMKEAFLRVGEGKALLLPQLVATGDVDETLILRHAKPTTQVIEAMAALLPAPPAMERLLMLQELVWEHGQKMIPRLHDREAALDLAVNLAELMDEMDREYGDWAKLDTLVPADFAEHWQQTLEFLKIIREYWPQLEAEQGWMRPWERRNALLKLLVECWGDNPPQHHVIAAGTTGSIAAVAQLLTTIHQLPKGSVVLPGFDPDLLEGSLPSTHPQAGMQELLIESEVAPHEVQELPGESIRAQLQRHDLLSLAMAPVERTLNWRQAQVTPPESFYYLEMENMQESALAAALLMRESLEESHKTAAFITPDRQLARAVAARLARWEIAADDSAGQPLAQIPQAVFLFLLLEAVRYGVKPVSLLSLMKHPLFFMGHAKAKIYQAVREWEVKVLRGMPSPHWPKVKQETAKELPEYLPLLEELEEKLAPLLKAFADTQSHSFQDLIARVIETAEALTQDNEGESQLWHGEGATILSGFFSKITAVEAVSDISAEELPGMLRALMRGEVVRSHYGTHPRLQILSPMEARFQRYDRVILADMNEGGWPEIPDADPWMNREMRHKLGLPSPDKRIGQQAHDFIQQAAGGEVLMLRTVKSGGAETVPSRFIQRIEVLMETTGDTAWRNYPVQAWVQLLLNPVSSPPATRPAPKPPVEARPRELSFTRVERLMQDPYSIYAQKILRLKKLDMLDPEPSHREFGSLVHDVLERHFTTKQPIMECAEQVFAEADLGYIADSLWWPRFKRIALWVKGQPVPLSMQCEVKGEWKFSAPAGEFTLTARVDRLEESATGFSIIDYKTGAAPAAEWMRQGIASQLTLAAVIAGHGGFGVHLQGKPTEALEYWKLGGKQGGEIKAFATEKEESIEDAVAQAYEALPKVIAAYDKQEKAYESIPEYRFKPRYNDYEHLARIQEWLD, via the coding sequence ATGTTCTACACCGTACCTCCTTCAGACCCCCTTGCCGAGCGGTTAGCTAGCTGGTTATTGATGCAATATGCCAATAATCCGCAAAACCTAGCGGAGGTTTTGATCTTTTTGCCGTCACGTCGTGCGATTCGTACGATGAAGGAGGCATTTTTGCGTGTAGGGGAAGGCAAGGCCCTTCTATTACCGCAACTTGTAGCGACCGGTGATGTTGATGAAACTCTAATTCTACGTCACGCGAAGCCTACGACTCAGGTCATTGAGGCGATGGCGGCGTTATTACCGGCACCTCCAGCGATGGAGCGACTGCTTATGCTGCAAGAGCTGGTGTGGGAGCATGGACAAAAAATGATCCCGCGTTTGCATGATCGCGAGGCGGCGCTGGATTTAGCGGTGAATCTTGCCGAGTTGATGGATGAGATGGACCGTGAATATGGCGATTGGGCAAAGCTGGATACGCTCGTGCCAGCAGATTTCGCCGAACATTGGCAGCAGACGCTAGAATTTCTCAAAATTATTCGTGAATATTGGCCGCAACTTGAGGCCGAGCAGGGATGGATGCGACCGTGGGAGCGCCGTAATGCGCTCTTGAAGCTGTTAGTCGAGTGCTGGGGCGATAATCCACCGCAACATCATGTGATTGCCGCCGGTACGACCGGTTCGATCGCTGCGGTCGCGCAATTATTGACGACCATCCATCAATTGCCGAAAGGGAGCGTTGTCCTGCCTGGGTTTGATCCAGATTTGCTGGAGGGCTCGCTTCCCTCAACCCATCCGCAGGCAGGGATGCAAGAACTGCTGATTGAATCGGAAGTCGCGCCGCATGAGGTGCAAGAACTTCCCGGAGAGTCGATTCGAGCGCAACTGCAGCGTCATGATTTACTATCGCTCGCGATGGCACCCGTCGAAAGGACGCTAAATTGGCGGCAAGCTCAAGTGACACCGCCAGAGTCATTCTATTATCTCGAAATGGAAAATATGCAGGAATCGGCTTTAGCGGCGGCATTGCTCATGCGAGAATCATTGGAAGAGAGCCACAAAACTGCGGCCTTTATTACACCGGATAGGCAGCTGGCGCGTGCTGTCGCGGCCCGATTGGCGCGTTGGGAAATTGCAGCGGATGATTCAGCTGGGCAACCTTTGGCGCAGATACCGCAAGCGGTATTTCTCTTCTTGTTATTAGAAGCCGTACGTTATGGGGTGAAGCCTGTCTCGCTGTTATCGCTGATGAAGCATCCGCTTTTCTTTATGGGGCATGCAAAAGCTAAAATCTATCAGGCGGTGCGCGAGTGGGAAGTGAAAGTCCTGCGCGGTATGCCATCGCCGCATTGGCCAAAAGTGAAGCAAGAAACCGCTAAGGAGCTGCCTGAGTATTTGCCGCTATTGGAAGAGTTGGAAGAAAAGCTCGCGCCTTTATTGAAAGCCTTTGCAGATACGCAGAGCCATAGTTTCCAAGACTTAATTGCGCGGGTGATTGAAACGGCAGAAGCGCTCACCCAAGATAACGAGGGTGAAAGTCAGCTCTGGCACGGAGAGGGCGCTACAATTCTCTCGGGTTTCTTTAGTAAAATCACAGCGGTGGAGGCAGTTTCCGATATTTCTGCCGAAGAATTACCCGGCATGTTACGTGCTTTAATGCGTGGCGAGGTCGTGCGCTCGCATTACGGAACCCACCCGCGCTTGCAGATTCTTTCGCCGATGGAAGCGCGTTTTCAGCGTTATGATCGCGTGATTTTAGCCGATATGAATGAAGGCGGTTGGCCCGAAATTCCCGATGCAGACCCGTGGATGAATCGCGAAATGCGTCATAAGTTAGGGCTGCCTTCGCCTGATAAACGGATCGGTCAGCAAGCACATGATTTCATCCAGCAAGCGGCAGGCGGCGAAGTGCTGATGCTTCGGACAGTGAAATCTGGCGGGGCAGAAACCGTGCCTAGCCGTTTTATCCAGCGCATTGAAGTGTTGATGGAAACGACTGGCGATACCGCGTGGCGTAACTACCCCGTGCAAGCTTGGGTGCAATTATTGCTAAATCCGGTAAGTTCGCCGCCAGCAACCCGTCCGGCACCGAAGCCGCCGGTTGAGGCGCGCCCGCGTGAACTTTCCTTCACACGTGTTGAACGCCTGATGCAAGATCCGTATAGCATTTACGCGCAAAAGATTTTGCGCCTCAAAAAACTTGATATGCTTGATCCTGAACCCTCGCATCGCGAATTTGGTAGTCTCGTTCATGATGTGTTGGAGAGGCATTTTACCACGAAGCAACCCATTATGGAGTGTGCGGAGCAAGTGTTTGCCGAGGCCGATTTAGGCTATATCGCCGATTCGCTCTGGTGGCCACGCTTTAAGCGTATCGCCTTGTGGGTAAAGGGTCAGCCGGTGCCGCTCTCCATGCAATGCGAGGTTAAAGGCGAGTGGAAGTTCTCTGCACCTGCAGGCGAGTTCACGCTTACGGCTCGTGTCGATAGATTGGAAGAATCGGCCACTGGCTTCAGTATTATCGATTATAAAACCGGAGCCGCCCCAGCTGCAGAATGGATGCGTCAAGGGATTGCCAGTCAATTAACCCTCGCTGCAGTGATCGCTGGGCATGGTGGCTTTGGTGTACACCTGCAGGGTAAGCCAACCGAGGCGCTAGAATATTGGAAACTCGGCGGCAAGCAAGGTGGCGAGATCAAAGCCTTTGCCACAGAGAAGGAAGAATCTATCGAAGATGCGGTGGCGCAGGCCTATGAAGCTTTACCCAAAGTCATCGCCGCTTACGATAAGCAAGAAAAAGCCTATGAATCGATTCCCGAATATCGTTTCAAACCGCGTTATAATGATTACGAACACCTCGCTCGCATACAGGAATGGTTGGATTAA
- a CDS encoding lysophospholipid acyltransferase family protein — protein MKFLRTILFNLLFYPGSILYATLMLPCLLTVRSTHWGIHRWVYMYLWVMRVVLGLDYQVTLKSKLPQEAAIYASKHQSAWETIALWVLVPNALFVMKKELYWLPVIGWWIWRAGNIGIDRSGGASTVKKLIKESKARMAEGYNLIIFPEGTRMAPGETKDYLPGVAALAKFLKCPVVPIALNSGTYWQRNAFTKQAGIIKLVMLEAIAVGTLKPGEFLPKLQTLIETESRALST, from the coding sequence GTGAAATTCTTGCGGACAATCCTCTTTAATCTACTCTTCTATCCTGGAAGCATCCTCTACGCGACGCTTATGCTTCCGTGCCTATTGACAGTGCGTAGCACGCATTGGGGCATCCACCGCTGGGTCTATATGTATCTATGGGTGATGCGTGTGGTACTTGGGTTGGATTATCAGGTAACCCTCAAAAGCAAACTCCCGCAAGAAGCGGCTATCTATGCCAGCAAACATCAATCTGCATGGGAAACGATTGCGCTCTGGGTGCTCGTACCCAACGCACTCTTTGTGATGAAAAAAGAACTTTATTGGCTGCCGGTGATCGGCTGGTGGATATGGCGTGCGGGTAATATCGGCATTGATCGTAGTGGCGGCGCTTCCACTGTGAAGAAGCTGATTAAAGAATCAAAAGCACGCATGGCAGAAGGCTATAACCTGATTATCTTTCCTGAAGGCACGCGGATGGCTCCGGGGGAGACGAAAGATTACCTGCCCGGTGTCGCCGCACTCGCCAAATTCCTTAAATGTCCGGTCGTGCCGATTGCGTTAAACTCAGGCACTTACTGGCAGCGCAACGCTTTCACCAAACAAGCGGGTATCATTAAGCTTGTGATGTTAGAAGCCATTGCCGTGGGCACCCTAAAACCCGGTGAGTTTCTGCCTAAGCTCCAAACACTGATTGAAACCGAGAGCCGTGCCTTATCCACGTAG
- a CDS encoding YdcF family protein: MILSLLAATLWVVGFVSFIGQVPKQTLGTPISQDKASLGVVLTGGQGRIIHGLIKLYEGRVPQLLITGVNENTSNKQLFANTGNPLGSRLYERFQKRIHIGRKARSTRGNALEVKEFLKGKPRTKSIMLITTNYHMPRSLHEFRRVLPDSYRIIAEPAFSPKFPADWWRNKDSALLLVSEYHKLAISYVMKLVAQETKLSEILADNPL, from the coding sequence ATGATACTATCATTACTCGCTGCTACGCTTTGGGTGGTTGGCTTTGTATCGTTTATCGGACAAGTTCCGAAACAAACACTCGGCACTCCTATTTCACAAGACAAAGCCTCATTAGGCGTTGTACTCACCGGTGGACAAGGACGTATCATTCACGGCTTAATCAAGCTTTATGAGGGGCGCGTACCGCAGCTTTTAATTACGGGTGTGAACGAGAATACCAGCAATAAGCAACTCTTCGCCAATACCGGAAACCCACTCGGGTCACGCCTCTATGAGCGCTTCCAAAAAAGAATCCACATCGGACGCAAAGCACGAAGCACCCGTGGCAATGCATTGGAAGTAAAGGAATTTCTAAAAGGAAAACCTCGCACCAAATCCATCATGCTTATTACGACCAACTACCATATGCCACGTAGTTTGCACGAGTTCCGTCGCGTTTTACCGGATAGTTATCGCATCATTGCTGAGCCTGCCTTCTCTCCCAAATTCCCAGCAGATTGGTGGCGCAATAAAGATAGCGCCCTATTACTCGTCAGTGAATATCATAAATTAGCCATCAGCTACGTGATGAAATTGGTCGCACAGGAGACAAAGTTAAGTGAAATTCTTGCGGACAATCCTCTTTAA
- a CDS encoding AAA family ATPase encodes MTYFTDEIFDRISNELKIIWAAHKNVGLSGKMCLYTQPEQDPWRALNPTLKFWFGDSDKEIMDMVREIRASYNDGHLPNSPLLLNPLVHQINETGSYEAVGSGMMWTTAFTLGIDRLDEDSVTRLKDLGAFVGTYVRGENKKAGIKVIAFANARLPVIPGTHVIDGNEPLYEIADTESEAYHKAYPLSDLEYLTKNGSFQHTSFISMLPENFKIEDIANHTIAAKKIEEAAICWNAYDRHQLLYDKFGIDPKKIDHNMRFFRMVAHDITLFEATGSDRKDKEDNFEFLVEGWIPKASVTVVGATGGTGKSSVSHRLAIQCSIDWEEHEQPMWLGQPINKEYAKGLVIYFSGEDSAAIVNARANLMDPEGRSSRLMLQRSGFGTNEDGSKSNLGDFLNRLHKLPDVSLVVIDPARKYLTGDEDNSEVVSEFFEAIEEFAITKNCGMVVVHHLVKNAHPKDTRDIYDLLRGSQVFIDRPRAVLGMMREGPYTVIGLSKNNIPPNLGSIQGERLFVRDPDRLDLVQLPAPEGVRTWEASADELREIRETIENDTKSKAE; translated from the coding sequence ATGACCTATTTTACCGATGAAATATTTGACCGCATTAGCAACGAGCTCAAAATTATTTGGGCGGCGCATAAAAATGTCGGCCTAAGCGGCAAGATGTGTCTTTATACTCAGCCAGAGCAAGACCCTTGGCGTGCGCTTAACCCAACTCTAAAATTCTGGTTTGGCGATTCTGACAAAGAAATTATGGATATGGTTCGCGAAATTCGCGCCAGCTATAATGATGGGCACTTGCCTAACTCTCCACTCCTGCTTAACCCGCTTGTCCACCAGATTAATGAGACAGGTAGTTACGAAGCGGTCGGTTCGGGTATGATGTGGACCACCGCCTTTACCCTTGGGATTGACCGTTTAGATGAAGATTCCGTCACACGCTTAAAAGATCTTGGCGCTTTTGTCGGCACCTATGTACGCGGCGAAAATAAGAAGGCAGGCATAAAGGTTATTGCCTTTGCCAATGCGAGGCTGCCCGTTATTCCTGGCACACACGTCATTGACGGGAATGAACCCCTCTACGAAATCGCCGATACCGAAAGCGAGGCTTACCATAAAGCTTATCCGCTATCTGATTTAGAATATCTCACAAAGAACGGTTCATTCCAACACACTAGCTTTATCTCTATGTTACCGGAAAATTTCAAAATTGAAGACATTGCCAATCACACGATTGCGGCCAAAAAGATCGAAGAAGCAGCCATCTGCTGGAACGCATATGATCGCCATCAGTTGCTTTACGATAAGTTCGGCATCGATCCTAAAAAGATTGACCATAATATGCGCTTCTTCCGCATGGTGGCACATGACATCACCCTCTTTGAAGCGACAGGCTCTGACCGTAAAGATAAAGAAGACAACTTCGAATTCCTCGTCGAAGGCTGGATTCCTAAAGCGTCCGTTACGGTCGTGGGCGCGACAGGCGGAACCGGAAAAAGCTCGGTTTCCCATAGACTTGCAATTCAATGCTCGATTGATTGGGAAGAGCACGAACAACCCATGTGGCTCGGCCAACCCATTAATAAAGAATATGCTAAAGGCCTTGTGATCTATTTCTCAGGTGAGGATAGTGCGGCGATCGTCAATGCACGCGCCAACTTGATGGACCCTGAAGGTCGTTCATCTCGCTTAATGCTGCAACGCAGTGGCTTTGGCACAAATGAAGATGGTAGTAAATCTAATCTCGGAGACTTCCTTAACCGATTGCATAAATTACCGGATGTTTCATTGGTGGTCATTGACCCGGCACGTAAGTATCTCACCGGCGATGAGGATAATTCTGAGGTCGTGAGTGAGTTTTTTGAAGCCATCGAAGAATTTGCTATCACCAAAAATTGCGGCATGGTGGTGGTTCATCACCTCGTGAAGAACGCCCACCCGAAGGACACACGCGATATTTACGATCTATTACGTGGTTCTCAAGTGTTTATTGATCGTCCGCGTGCCGTACTCGGCATGATGCGCGAAGGGCCTTATACGGTCATTGGGTTATCGAAGAATAACATCCCCCCTAACCTTGGTTCCATACAAGGCGAACGCCTATTTGTGCGCGACCCAGACCGCCTTGATCTAGTTCAACTGCCTGCTCCTGAAGGCGTCCGCACTTGGGAGGCTTCTGCCGATGAATTACGCGAAATTCGTGAAACGATCGAAAATGACACAAAAAGTAAGGCCGAATAG
- the rdgB gene encoding RdgB/HAM1 family non-canonical purine NTP pyrophosphatase, translated as MTAPFEQLVIASHNAGKVREIDALLAPMGVQVKSAAELDLPEPVEDGDTFAANALIKSQSACGKSGLASLADDSGLAVPMLDGAPGIYSARWAGPNKDFDVAMKRLQTQGCETGTPAYFICVLALSQPDAQDVVFEGRVDGTLTFPMRGEKGFGYDPVFVPQGYDTTFAEMDAQAKQSISHRSLAFEKFVTFIEAPTK; from the coding sequence ATGACAGCGCCGTTCGAACAACTCGTTATCGCTAGCCATAATGCTGGCAAAGTGCGTGAGATCGATGCTTTACTCGCGCCAATGGGAGTGCAGGTTAAGTCTGCCGCTGAACTCGATTTACCTGAGCCGGTGGAAGATGGCGATACGTTCGCGGCGAATGCGCTCATCAAATCGCAATCCGCTTGCGGTAAGAGCGGTCTGGCATCTCTGGCGGATGATTCTGGTTTGGCCGTGCCGATGCTGGATGGCGCGCCAGGTATTTATTCCGCACGTTGGGCCGGGCCGAATAAAGATTTTGATGTGGCTATGAAGCGCTTGCAGACGCAAGGCTGCGAAACGGGAACTCCAGCTTATTTTATCTGTGTGCTGGCTCTAAGTCAGCCAGATGCGCAAGATGTGGTGTTTGAGGGGCGGGTCGATGGCACGCTTACTTTCCCAATGCGCGGCGAAAAAGGCTTCGGTTATGATCCGGTGTTTGTGCCGCAAGGTTATGACACAACGTTTGCCGAAATGGATGCGCAGGCGAAGCAGAGTATAAGCCATCGTTCGCTGGCATTTGAAAAATTTGTAACATTCATAGAGGCTCCAACGAAGTAA
- the rph gene encoding ribonuclease PH — MSTRPSGRTNDSMREITIISDISRYAEGSCEIRCGHTVVRCTASVDENVPGWMRGKGKGWVTAEYGMLPRSTHTRMGREAARGKQSGRTQEIQRLIGRSLRAVVDMEALGERQIVVDCDVIEADGGTRTASITGAYVALYQALALLVKQGDLKTMPLREPVAAISCGILNGECILDLEYSEDSIAEADANFVMTASGKLIEVQGTAEQDPFTRAQFDTLLDLAEKGVKELAVLQEKALEAQSLAA, encoded by the coding sequence ATGTCTACACGTCCTTCAGGTCGCACCAATGATTCGATGCGCGAAATTACCATTATTTCTGATATTAGTCGCTATGCAGAAGGTTCATGCGAAATCCGTTGTGGGCATACCGTAGTGCGCTGTACAGCCAGTGTTGACGAGAATGTCCCTGGCTGGATGCGTGGTAAAGGTAAGGGCTGGGTGACGGCTGAGTATGGCATGCTACCACGCTCAACCCATACCCGTATGGGGCGTGAAGCTGCTCGCGGTAAACAATCGGGGCGTACTCAAGAAATTCAACGTCTTATTGGCCGTAGCTTGCGTGCTGTCGTCGATATGGAAGCACTTGGCGAGCGTCAAATCGTAGTTGATTGCGATGTGATCGAGGCAGATGGCGGCACGCGTACTGCTTCTATCACCGGTGCTTATGTCGCGCTTTACCAAGCGCTTGCACTTCTCGTAAAGCAAGGTGATCTGAAGACGATGCCATTGCGTGAGCCTGTGGCCGCTATTTCTTGCGGTATCTTAAACGGTGAATGCATTCTGGATTTAGAATATTCCGAAGATTCAATCGCTGAAGCAGATGCTAACTTTGTGATGACCGCTTCTGGAAAGCTTATCGAAGTGCAGGGAACCGCGGAACAAGATCCGTTTACCCGCGCACAGTTCGATACATTGCTGGATCTCGCAGAAAAAGGCGTGAAGGAACTTGCTGTTTTGCAAGAAAAAGCACTCGAAGCGCAAAGTTTAGCGGCGTAA
- a CDS encoding redoxin domain-containing protein: protein MKTLLNLVATFALIPFVAFAEVEIGKASPDFSAVDTNGAKVTLSELKDEIVVLEWTNHGCPFVKKFYSQGDMQATQKDYTAKGVKWVRIISSAVGKQGHVTDMQANEIAKEQGAAATHTIRDESGEIGRLFGAKTTPHMFVIDKAGNVAYQGAMDDIRSPSAEKIAEATPHLKNALNDLLAGNTVQVTSSQPYGCSVKY from the coding sequence ATGAAAACTCTATTGAACCTAGTTGCGACTTTCGCATTGATTCCCTTTGTCGCTTTTGCAGAGGTAGAAATCGGTAAAGCCTCCCCTGATTTCAGTGCGGTAGATACGAATGGCGCGAAAGTCACTCTTTCTGAATTGAAAGATGAGATTGTTGTGCTGGAATGGACGAACCATGGTTGCCCGTTTGTGAAAAAGTTTTACAGCCAAGGCGATATGCAAGCGACGCAAAAAGACTATACCGCCAAAGGCGTGAAATGGGTGCGTATCATTTCATCGGCTGTCGGTAAGCAAGGTCATGTGACGGATATGCAGGCCAATGAAATTGCGAAAGAGCAGGGCGCTGCCGCGACCCATACGATCCGTGATGAGTCCGGTGAGATTGGCCGCCTATTCGGTGCCAAAACGACGCCGCATATGTTTGTGATCGATAAAGCGGGTAATGTGGCCTATCAAGGCGCAATGGATGATATTCGTTCGCCAAGTGCTGAGAAAATTGCCGAGGCGACGCCGCATTTGAAGAATGCGTTGAATGATTTACTCGCGGGCAATACCGTGCAAGTGACATCAAGCCAACCTTATGGCTGTTCGGTTAAATATTAG
- a CDS encoding protein-disulfide reductase DsbD family protein, whose protein sequence is MPVLFALIFTLFSVSLQAAPSAMTEHAKVTLVSEAAAITPGQPFNVAFDFELEDHWHIYWKNPGDSGLAATVHWELPSGFAVGSLQWPTPEKIAVEGLMNYGYEGSPSLIQRMIPPNGLEGEAFSQEGNEVILTAKLEWLICKEICIPESAEVSLTLPISTKSLVNEGSFDARLAMLPAPLSDTAYFEQKDDAIYLQLPYEVKEGAYFYPEVGGVIEHVEPQTLLKGEGVSVLKLSKGMHEIDGNLGGVLVAAADRFAVQAEPGMVVVPQAAAPVESLSLVTALLFALLGGVLLNAMPCVFPVLSLKALSISRKAQTATTEVRKQGLAYLVGVVVSFLVLGGVMIALKTAGHTLGWGFQLQSPVFVTAMLFIFFLLGLSLVGMFHLPVLMGNAAQDAEQKESTKGSFLTGGLAVLVATPCAVPFMAPAVGYAFAQPTTITLLIMVLLGVGLALPYLLLAWFPVLHKRLPKPGAWMNSFKEFMAFPMFASAAWLLWVLAQQVSLDILAVILFALVGLAFLIWIGKAWAKLLALLLVGFTLYSTYCASCSSNVDSYKNLSEPFTPQRLSELRATGKPVFVNATAAWCITCKVNERVALRDPKIAESFKAQGITYLVADWTNRDDAITDWLTRYGRSGVPLYVYYPADGVQEIVLPQLLTTSTILDIIKEN, encoded by the coding sequence ATGCCGGTTTTATTCGCCCTTATATTCACGTTATTTAGTGTCTCGTTACAAGCAGCACCGTCTGCGATGACCGAACATGCGAAGGTCACGTTAGTGAGTGAAGCAGCGGCTATCACGCCCGGTCAGCCTTTTAATGTCGCTTTCGATTTCGAACTCGAAGATCACTGGCATATTTACTGGAAAAATCCGGGCGATTCCGGTCTTGCTGCCACCGTCCATTGGGAGCTGCCGAGCGGCTTTGCTGTAGGCTCGCTACAATGGCCAACCCCTGAGAAAATTGCCGTTGAAGGCTTGATGAATTACGGCTATGAGGGCAGCCCGAGCCTCATCCAACGCATGATACCTCCGAACGGATTAGAGGGGGAAGCCTTTAGCCAAGAGGGTAATGAAGTTATCCTAACCGCCAAGCTGGAATGGCTTATTTGTAAAGAAATTTGTATCCCGGAAAGTGCCGAAGTTTCGCTAACATTGCCAATCTCTACGAAGTCTTTGGTCAATGAAGGCAGTTTTGATGCGCGCCTTGCCATGCTGCCAGCGCCGCTATCTGATACCGCTTATTTCGAGCAAAAAGACGATGCCATTTATTTGCAGTTGCCTTATGAAGTCAAAGAAGGCGCGTATTTCTATCCTGAAGTGGGCGGCGTGATTGAACATGTTGAACCGCAAACTTTATTGAAGGGTGAGGGCGTAAGTGTACTCAAACTCAGCAAAGGGATGCACGAAATTGATGGCAATCTGGGCGGCGTATTAGTCGCGGCGGCAGATCGCTTTGCGGTGCAAGCCGAGCCGGGCATGGTCGTGGTTCCCCAAGCGGCAGCGCCGGTGGAAAGCTTATCTCTGGTGACGGCATTACTTTTTGCGTTACTTGGTGGGGTGCTGCTCAATGCCATGCCATGCGTCTTCCCGGTCTTATCGCTCAAGGCGCTTTCCATTTCGCGTAAAGCGCAAACGGCAACGACAGAAGTGCGTAAGCAAGGACTGGCTTATTTGGTTGGGGTTGTCGTTTCATTCCTTGTTTTAGGGGGTGTAATGATTGCTCTCAAAACGGCAGGACACACCCTGGGCTGGGGCTTCCAACTGCAATCACCGGTTTTTGTCACGGCGATGTTGTTTATATTCTTTCTGCTTGGCCTATCGCTCGTGGGGATGTTCCATCTGCCCGTATTGATGGGTAATGCCGCGCAAGATGCGGAACAAAAAGAAAGCACAAAAGGCAGCTTCCTAACAGGGGGGCTTGCGGTGTTAGTGGCGACTCCGTGTGCAGTGCCCTTCATGGCACCGGCAGTGGGATATGCCTTTGCACAACCCACGACTATTACGCTATTGATTATGGTGCTGCTCGGTGTGGGCCTAGCCTTGCCTTATCTGCTACTGGCATGGTTTCCTGTGTTGCATAAGCGTCTACCAAAGCCGGGCGCATGGATGAACAGCTTTAAAGAATTTATGGCATTCCCGATGTTCGCATCGGCCGCATGGTTGCTTTGGGTTCTGGCACAGCAAGTATCACTCGATATTCTGGCGGTTATATTATTTGCTTTGGTAGGGCTCGCTTTTCTTATTTGGATTGGTAAAGCATGGGCGAAGCTACTCGCGTTATTGCTCGTTGGTTTTACCTTATATTCAACCTATTGCGCTAGCTGCAGTAGTAATGTTGACAGTTACAAAAACTTATCCGAGCCTTTTACGCCTCAGCGTTTGAGCGAGCTGCGTGCGACCGGTAAGCCGGTATTCGTTAATGCAACGGCAGCATGGTGTATCACCTGTAAAGTGAATGAGCGGGTGGCGCTTCGCGACCCTAAAATTGCGGAAAGTTTTAAGGCGCAAGGCATTACCTATTTGGTCGCTGACTGGACGAATCGTGATGATGCGATTACGGATTGGCTGACCCGTTACGGTCGCTCCGGTGTGCCGCTTTATGTTTATTATCCAGCAGATGGGGTGCAAGAAATTGTGCTGCCGCAACTGCTAACGACCTCAACCATACTCGACATTATTAAGGAGAACTAA